The following DNA comes from Bos indicus x Bos taurus breed Angus x Brahman F1 hybrid chromosome 5, Bos_hybrid_MaternalHap_v2.0, whole genome shotgun sequence.
AGTGGGGGACAGGAGATTTTGGTGATGACAGAGCCTAAGACACAGAGGCCTTAAAGGCCACGGTAAAGTAGACATTTACTTTATGTCTCTATCCTAAAGTGTGATTGAGAAGTTTATTGCAGGGAAGTGACAAGATTACATTTTGAGAAGCTGGAATGAAGTTTCCGTGGATTAACAAGCCCTGGATAAGGACAGGATCTCTGAGGAGAAACTCTTAAGGTAAGAAGAGGAGCGCCTAGAACCAAGCCTTGAAGATGAGCCTGCAGAGAAGACAGATAAAGGGTGGTCagaaacagaggaaggaaggaggaccaGGGGAGTGGGAAGTCTTGAAAGTCAGGTATGAGTTATTTCCCAAAGAAAGTGGTCACCTGTGCTGAAAGCTGCAGATGccaaaagaggaactaaaactaCTCATTGGCTTTAATCACATGAAAGTTGTCTTTATTGGAAGTTATATAAATGGGAAgagaggaaatgaagagaaaggCTGTACAAGAATTAACTgaggggaagagaaaaataattttagctgGAGGGGCAGTGAGAGAAGGAGCCATTGAGGTGAAGGATGGGAACCTGAGAGAGGAGGATTCAACTGAAGAGTGAATACATGAGAAAGAAGGGCTCTAGAGATCTCAGGCTAGAGAGGCTGGGATGAGCACAAGACCAGGAATTATCTGGAAGATGAAAGGTGTGACTCTAGGGAAAGGGAAACAGCAGAAGGTTTATGTTTGGTGTGGTGAACTGCACTCCTTTTTTTGTACTAGTTAGACACAAGGGTATTGggttgagagtgaaagagagaatgGGTGTCGGGGGAAGCTGAGGTCTGAGCTGAGATTTGACATCCTTGTGAGGGGTGTGAAAGAATGAGCTGACCAGAGATTGTTTTAGGATGGTCTAGCAGAGGGAGCCAAGTATGAAGCAAAGGCCGGAAATTAGCCACTTGGCTCCTTTGGGGAATTGCAAAAATAGTAGGGGAGTGCCACCTACTATTTTtgctaggtggcactagtgataaactcacctgccagtgcaggagatgtaagagacacgggttccatctcttgagtggggaagatcccctggaggagggcatggcaacccactccagtattcttgcctggaaaatcccatggacagaggagcctggcgggctacagtccatagggtcacaaagagtcaatacgactaaagtaacttagcacgcacgcacaagGATGCAGGCTAGCTAGAAACAGAAGCTACATTTAATATGACATAACGAAGGAAACATCACAAATCATGGGGAAGGAAAGGATTGTTTAAAAATGGTGCTTAGATATAGCTAAACTATTGATAAAGTCTATTTACATCCTCAGCTCACAACCAGAAATTTCAAATGAATTAAAGGAGCTGGCTTTTAAGATTCAAACAGTAATATAGAAGGAAATAGGAATGAATTTTTATCTTCTCATCTGATGCATAAAAGCAGTaggaatcctaaaggaaaggaaTACTTCCCTGACTCTTTGACCAATTAAAATTAACTGATTTGTCCTAACACATGCtgtactatgctaagtgaaataagccatggTCACCATGACAGTCCACAGCTAATATGATTTCCGATGACTTCACCGGGCAGTCACATGGTATTCCTTGTTTTACCTGGCTGAGACTTAATTCTGGATTTATAAAAAAAGATTGTCACAAATTCTCATAAAATAGTATtatatttattaactcatttttaaacaaaacaaaatcagtggCTTATTTTGGATAATAGCTATTCAgcaaaaaatacaatataaaattaaaattgactcTCCCCCTCAAAAAGTATTTGCTTTACCTAGACatcaactttaaaatataaaaaacattaaaaaaaaaaaaatgagtgtgtgtataaatgtaCATGCCCTAGACAGAAACAGAGTTGTAAGAAACGAAATTTTTGTCAAAATAACATTTGAGGTCTGTGAATCTTTGAACTCCCTGTGGTTTTGCTACTGATCTGTTAAATGGAAATAACTACTTCACAAGTTGTTGCAAAGCTCAAAGAGGGTATTTATTAAGTTTAAGATGGGAAGCAGTATATGACAGTTACTTCATCAATTATTTAAACAGTTCTATTTAATACTCCACATGAGTAGTTTACCTGTATGATCTGTCCATTTTATTTCCGTGCTTAGTATTTGTAGCTCAGGTTTGTGTTTGTATTCTAAGAgaacctgtattttctttcttacagGTATGATTTGTACATTTGGAGTCTCAGGACGGTGGCAATTAGCCAGTGGATTGCAGCCATGTTGTCGAAGTTGCTGATGAGATCCCAGCCCTGCAGACTCTGTTCTTTCCGAAAAAGGCTATCAGCTCCAAAATACAGACCTTTTCTAGCATTCTTCACCTGTACAACTGATAGtcagtcaaagaaagaaaataaaaagacagtagAAAAGCTCTTTAAATTGTCAGTTGACATCAGGAAAATTCGAAGATTAAAAGGCTGGGTACTTCTGGAGGATGAAACCTATGTTGAagaaattgcaaatattttacaaCAGCTGGGTGCCAGTGAGACTGCTGTAGCCAGTATCTTGGAACGTTGCCCAGAAGCAATTATCTGCAGTCCAACTGCTGTTAACACCCAAAgagaactctggcagttggtctGTAAAAACGAGGAAAAGTTAGTCAAGTTAATAGAACAGTTTCCAGAATCTTTCTTTACTGTTAAAGACCAGGAAAACCGGAAGCTGAATATTCAGTTCTTTCAAGAGTTGGGACTCAAAAATGTGGTCATTAGCAGATTTTTGACTACTGCATCTAATATTTTTCATAATCCTATTGAGAAGAATAAGCAAGTGATAAAGATTCTCCAAGAGAGTTATCTAAATTTAGGTGGGTCCGAGGCCAACATGAAAGTTTGGCTTCTAAAATTGTTAAGCCAAAAcccatttattttgttaaattcttCTGCAGCTATAAAGGAAACACTAGAATTTTTCCAGAAGCAGGGTTTCACAAACTTTGAAATTCTCCAGCTTCTCTCCAAACTCAAAGGATTTCTTTTTCAGCTTTGCCCAAGAAGTATACAGAACAGTATGTCTTTCtctaaaaatgcttttaaatgtaCTGATCATGACCTGAAGCAATTGGTTTTGAAATGTCCTGCCCTTTTGTATTACTCTGTTCCAGTTTTGGAGGAGAGAATTCAGGGATTATTGAAAGAAGGAATTTCCATAgctcagataagagagacaccaATGGTTCTTGAATTAACACCACAAATAGTACAATACAggataaggaaactgaattcCTTAGGCTATGGAATAAAGGATGGACATCTAGCAAATATAAATGgaacaaaaaaagaatttgaggCTAACTTTGGTAAAATTCAGGCCAAAAAAGGAAGGCCATTATTTAACCCTGTGGCACCATTAAATGTTGAAGAGTAACTTGCTTACTGATGTTGCTTCTTTTTACCAGTGCAGAGTGAAACCAAGTAGCAAAAACTTAAGTGATTCAGGAATATTGTGGGTACCAGTAATTTTAAGAACCTGTGTAGCTTCTGAGTTGTGTTTAAATTATCTCTTAAGTACATGATCTCTGACTCAGCTGCTAtacttgaaaatataaattgCATTTAATAAAGTTTGTAATTTTTCCTTGagctatttaaaacaaaaacaaaaactactatTAAATGGTACAAGTGTGATATTTTGTAAGTGAATAGTTTTAGAAACTGAAAAGTGCACTCCTTTCATTCAAATTATGGatacatttttattgatataGCACATTTCATCTGGGATGCAGACCCAGTCTTCTTTCTTACCACCAGCTCTGAAACATCACTCCACTATGGTCTGAATCCTGTAGTTAGTGTTTGGGGAAACATTACCAAATTTCTAAAACGTTTTGGTGTAGGAGGTTGATTTTATCTCCAGGTTGGAATAGGTATCTTTGAGAACCAAGTATTACCCATCATAAGGAATAGTTAGAACTTATTTATATGGTCAGTTTGTTTAAAATTGACggttttatttcataaaacacTTCTGTGTGCGTGTTGAGGAATCAAGCTTAGAGGAATCAAGCTTAGAGAACCATCCAGCTGCTAAGTGCCAGAGCCCAGATTTACTGAGATCTCTCTTCTGTTCAAACCTTGTGAACAGAAAAAGGATTGCTTATGAGTTGGCATAAGAAAAAGTTACCCCTACCTGACATGCTACAAGAGTGAGTACCAACTACAAATTCAGGAGTTTTTATGAAATCGTCTCTGTTAAAttccttaaatttaaaatgatctaATTCATATTCATTTTAAGTACAGCTTTTAAGGAAACCGAGAATCCAGGTCTGACTGTAACATATGAAAGGTTAAGTGTGTGATGGTTGGTACTgattttatttaggttttaagTTTCTAAGTTTTGTTTCAAGATAAGTATTACCCACATAGACTGGCTCACTTTCAGCAGTGGAGTTTGAACTATGTAACAAATACACAAACAATTGACTCGACACTCAAACATGTGCAGTGTGTGTGCAAGGCCCTTAAGtaatgaaaaattatgaaaaatgtagACCACATCTtcactttatttcttcattcagcaAATGCAAGTAACCCTTACTGTCCAAATCTGTTCAGTTCCTTAGTTAGGAGACTGAAAGGTATCTCTTTGCAGCATCTACTAAGTGCTAGGCATGTTGTGCTTTACAACTCTAAAGAGCTGAGAGTACCATTGTTTATTGTTCTAGCAGATGAGGACACTTAGGTACAGAGAGGCTAAGTCACTCATTCAAAGTCGTACAGAAATGTTTGTTCAAGGGGAGCATGGCAGCCAGTACAGTCAGGGCAGAGTTAAGTGATGGTCAGAGTGACACAAGATGAACAGCACAGGTCTAAGGAACAGGATCTCATTCTAAATGTGATGGGAAATCCTTTGGCAGATTTTTGTTTATGCTTGCTGCCCTGACAGAATTATTAGCAGTGTTCTCTTTCACTGTCAAAAGTGTCTCAGTTTGaaatgcattattcatt
Coding sequences within:
- the MTERF2 gene encoding transcription termination factor 2, mitochondrial; amino-acid sequence: MLSKLLMRSQPCRLCSFRKRLSAPKYRPFLAFFTCTTDSQSKKENKKTVEKLFKLSVDIRKIRRLKGWVLLEDETYVEEIANILQQLGASETAVASILERCPEAIICSPTAVNTQRELWQLVCKNEEKLVKLIEQFPESFFTVKDQENRKLNIQFFQELGLKNVVISRFLTTASNIFHNPIEKNKQVIKILQESYLNLGGSEANMKVWLLKLLSQNPFILLNSSAAIKETLEFFQKQGFTNFEILQLLSKLKGFLFQLCPRSIQNSMSFSKNAFKCTDHDLKQLVLKCPALLYYSVPVLEERIQGLLKEGISIAQIRETPMVLELTPQIVQYRIRKLNSLGYGIKDGHLANINGTKKEFEANFGKIQAKKGRPLFNPVAPLNVEE